A stretch of Miscanthus floridulus cultivar M001 chromosome 13, ASM1932011v1, whole genome shotgun sequence DNA encodes these proteins:
- the LOC136500918 gene encoding poly(A)-specific ribonuclease PARN-like has translation MAAPRAAVASAKQVTRQNFAEAVRELGTHLEACDYVAVAAQKTGAPTGWRRALPVDTAETAYLKAKLAAESFQPLQIAVCPFRLRSSSPSTLVAYPYNFHLFPRDELQLGMPSYSFSCQSSYLSTMANDGFDFNMCIYDGISYLSRVQESIARQKIFTPCPQQLLPSPSTSVSDSVFVNRIKSKILHWRKGYADPSKKDDGSLVSSLSRLILGGETYGSRPSMSIDVCSDRQVQLVLEAVNHISDDLVSIVVPHKAGAARSVRVIFTNSKEDKNLLLMDIQKLEDEQNFKFRGFREVIDLLSSSQKPIISYNCLNDMTMLHTKFIAPLPPNMHEFICSLKMVFSNVVDISHLWRQIGPLRKAKNIQAALSYLQRQYFVPIEIEIPQQDGTSSVTKNEQNVLRITKLFAKLSNLLKISPEYQLQSREQCTTVEEYCNIFYPSCVVEGSDGANFAIESDTTETVSTDNIIFLWGFREKSVKELKPYLIGLHQAFSEDFDVKLLDKTCSALIFRDSNTAIQLLKEINSEGPSLNRFFSEGLKAAGFEVYRKVCRLGLWDSDLAEALEDVSSELGVPTLPECSTSQIYWNSALMLDLKEYLEC, from the exons ATGGCTGCCCCGCGCGCCGCGGTGGCCTCGGCGAAGCAGGTAACGAGGCAGAACTTCGCGGAGGCCGTGCGGGAGCTGGGGACCCACCTGGAGGCGTGCGACTACGTGGCCGTGGCGGCGCAGAAGACCGGCGCCCCGACGGGGTGGCGCCGCGCGCTGCCGGTGGACACTGCGGAAACGGCGTACCTCAAGGCCAAGCTCGCCGCAGAGTCCTTTCAGCCGCTGCAGATCGCCGTCTGCCCCTTCAGGCTGCGCAGCTCTTCCCCGTCTACCCTTGTGGCCTACCC GTACAATTTTCACTTATTTCCTAGAGATGAACTACAGCTCGGAATGCCTTCATACAGTTTCTCTTGTCAATCATCTTATTTATCAACTATGGCTAATGATGGTTTTGATTTCAATATGTGCATATATGATG GTATTTCTTATCTATCAAGGGTTCAAGAATCCATAGCAAGGCAAAAGATCTTTACTCCTTGTCCTCAACAATTGTTGCCATCTCCAAGCACATCAGTTTCTGATTCAGTTTTCGTGAATAGAATAAAGTCTAAGATATTGCACTGGCGAAAAGGATATGCTGACCCAAGTAAAAAAGATGATG GTTCTTTGGTTAGTTCCCTTAGCAGATTAATTTTGGGTGGTGAAACATATGGTTCCAGGCCCAGTATGAGTATTGATGTCTGCAGTGATCGGCAAGTTCAACTGGTCTTGGAG GCAGTAAACCATATCTCTGATGACCTTGTATCTATCGTTGTTCCGCACAAAGCTGGAGCTGCTAGGTCTGTGCGTGTGATCTTTACTAATTCGAAAGAGGATAAGAATCTTCTCCTG ATGGATATCCAGAAATTAGAAGATGAACAAAACTTTAAATTCCGTGGATTTCGAGAAGTTATTGATCTACTATCATCTTCACAGAAGCCAATCATATCGTACAATTGCTTGAATG aTATGACAATGCTGCACACCAAATTCATTGCACCTCTTCCGCCAAACATGCATGAATTTATATGTTCCCTAAAAATGGTCTTCTCTAATGTTGTTGATATCAGCCACCTGTGGAGGCAAATTGGCCCTTTGAGAAAAGCGAAGAATATACAAGCTGCTCTAAGTTACTTACAAAGACAGTACTTTGTGCCAATTGAAATAGAAATACCACAGCAAG ATGGTACCAGCAGTGTAACAAAAAATGAGCAAAATGTTCTGAGAATAACAAAGTTATTTGCTAAACTAAGTAATTTACTGAAAATCAGTCCTGAGTACCAACTGCAATCTCGTGAGCAGTGCACCACAGTTGAAGAATATTGTAACATCTTCTATCCAAGTTGTGTGGTCGAAGGTTCTGATGGTGCTAACTTTGCTATTGAGTCAGACACCACAGAAACTGTGAGCACTGATAACATCATCTTCTTGTGGGGCTTTAGGGAAAAATCTGTCAAGGAGTTAAAACCTTACCTTATTGGCTTACATCAAGCCTTCTCAGAAGATTTTGATGTCAAGTTGTTGGATAAGACATGCTCAGCTTTGATATTCCGTGATTCTAATACTGCAATTCAGTTACTAAAAGAAATAAACTCAGAAGGCCCCTCGCTAAATAGATTCTTCTCAGAAGGTCTGAAAGCTGCAGGTTTTGAAGTGTATAGAAAGGTCTGCAGGTTAGGACTTTGGGATTCAGATTTAGCGGAGGCCCTCGAGGATGTTTCATCTGAGCTAGGTGTTCCGACACTTCCTGAGTGCAGCACCTCTCAGATATACTGGAATAGTGCATTGATGCTGGATCTGAAGGAGTATCTGGAATGCTAG